In a single window of the Neodiprion virginianus isolate iyNeoVirg1 chromosome 1, iyNeoVirg1.1, whole genome shotgun sequence genome:
- the LOC124310523 gene encoding E3 ubiquitin-protein ligase listerin isoform X1 translates to MGKNKQAQRTKNNARPSSSGRSAELLEASMPNFVGFSGAKDGGYIPLLPRLTISTLDEIDMSKLDSHFQLLLKKMNKKDGTTKLKALQEFTELCNDSTAKTILAVLPFWPRIYCLLAIDVEHRVREAAHVAHLAIVKPAGRNIAPYLKQLAGPWFTSQYDTYAPAASAATNAFQQTFPPNKLADAIAHCQEEILTYICDNITNQTPQTLGNNKTVTPEEMDMRYQRLLISSLQGYSLYLKTISPQQIEKVAKIHDKILSHNKFWKLAKHEIPLVRAGFFNVLASMIQHAEELYKNEKKKLITTIMNNLDETDPGVLPVVWEAVLLAICKIEGWHTVVSIEKLIIPKLWHVLREGGNGSANAIYPNLLPFISHFPIQNENKMNFYTNFFNNLRKGFKVKSVQLSYSEMLAVVTAFVECLRYVILLNNEDEILCETLLKQQLMPTLEWCLVEISPVKPLIFKQISQLVRYWSKNRSVADYKSYGHLVQQFWSTLEETLLNLIHSTEANFDSVHISNLYDSLLDLFLSLKNTTLVTRKNLRVKFFDSNDRAEKSDEVLPKVPEEDLKYCTELAQLINKITSVHFDNINKDSSESAVMLTCYKLITNFESKDLFIALTKSCGKDTSFLDFYNKTLRKWLIEKPEQTELLIMLLFSLIKYLDKLDKKTVLASLSELQNENKIILRHAVKCALLKHNRKDPAVKEWFSQAEVSSVLLDVTKQVAVNETAIDLDVNKKILMQCFECSDNTDLIISDSTFDDIVSILCKGLNEQSQDNLNSLVELVSEISSATWTHNKLRLGVVKIIETMFGLSCTLDLDSSAFPIKKTVQNIWENGLVRLKTMLSPAKLVDLTKKCADILWANIFLSEHLYSLEKLVEIAVSFIKALVEDDDENEHTKNVISAFTAGSKMATWLADVTTIVLYAEVVSGNLATMETCFQTKIGQDIVNIDLEQKYPTDNIENCVRWALLNIKLLKKLFMRKSEGQDDIEDDSTEVQDMDIVKVNALPVIEETMLNILHIVATGYLYGLHYTSTKHFNAINTLFTDLKEEVKVTYTLLGTDIRESNLKFILQNSGIYVGIWPHVLRLFCMELAPCDSLTTKFREDFSITSSASNNVNEIGAQLQAVQVLSDYLNMEDIPLQLDNNVNALVVGRSLLGGNSEKTLTYFIATLDKVIKLYQEDNGFLLFDCDVSEVTWQQFTLPLEVVRFLSKSVSTIPTKLTHAHWDFILISLASWQLSVNKSKKNCGNLKVTAFIVAVNKLFCTLQELLYKHEKESVEGLPGTILDEWKNIFADDVYIVLVETWMYCSDLYNQHDVSSMQLVLLNNLGEALKLVDEKIFFGQHTSAALVSINSEKVIKLSFNLLQSPVPSLQLSAYQVFKKIIPELVARDKNLIESESFDPNLLNFKKFENVLASTQYIVNAMLLDFKLCETVSCTIQPYTDSYTYTLGYLFEWAILLDMCSYAHAELRYQYSELLKDDFFPSLMNNLFRLMPVEIFQDNKNKAVRLTEIFSTAPSFSFAKTWTECRLDHLVCWLYANSLRQLPVLVRQWWGAADSRVSAAVERITILYVSPMLCQEELSCNKLTGIENMQVKVHPTAREVIALYQVEDAKLELSIILPINHPLGPVTVDLGQHAGGAANWRNCHMQLSIFLTHQNGSIWDGLTLWKNNLDKRFSGVEECYICFSIVHATTNQIPKLSCHTCRKKFHTPCLYKWFSTSQKSTCPICRNIF, encoded by the exons AtgggaaaaaacaaacaggCACAACGTACTAAAAATAATGCAAGG CCATCAAGTAGTGGTCGCAGTGCAGAGCTGCTCGAAGCCTCAATGCCCAACTTCGTTGGGTTTTCAGGGGCAAAGGATGGAGGATATATTCCCCTCTTACCAAGACTAACGATTAGTACCTTGGACGAAATCGACATGAGTAAACTGGACTCTCACTTTCAACTGctgttgaagaaaatgaataaaaaagatggAACGACAAAATTAAAG gcATTGCAGGAGTTTACTGAGCTATGCAACGACTCGACTGCAAAAACTATTCTAGCAGTCCTTCCATTTTGGCCCCGCATATATTGTCTGCTTGCTATTGATGTGGAACATAGAGTTAGAGAAGCTGCGCATGTGGCGCATTTGGCCATTGTTAAACCTGCGGGAAGAAATATCGCTCCGTATTTGAAACAGCTGGCTGGACCGTGGTTTACGTCACAGTATGATACATACGCGCCTGCAGCCTCTGCTGCTACCAATGCTTTccag CAAACATTCCCACCAAATAAATTAGCAGACGCAATTGCACACTGTCAGGAAGAAATTTTGACTTACATCTGCGACAATATAACAAATCAAACGCCGCAAACCCTTGGAAATAATAA GACAGTTACACCTGAAGAAATGGACATGAGATACCAGAGATTATTGATATCAAGTTTACAAGGATACTCTTTATACTTGAAAACAATTTCTCCTCAGCAAATAGAGAAGGTGGCAAAGATtcacgataaaattttatcacacaATAAGTTCTGGAAATTGGCTAAACATGAAATACCTCTAGTCAGAGCTGGATTCTTCAATGTTCTTGCCTCAATGATTCAACACGCCGAAGAATTGTAcaagaacgagaaaaagaaattgatcaCCACCATTATGAACAATCTTGATGAAACAGATCCTGGTGTCTTGCCAGTTGTGTGGGAGGCTGTGCTTCTTGCAATATGTAAAATAGAG GGTTGGCATACAGTAGTCAGCATTGAAAAGCTCATAATACCTAAGTTGTGGCATGTTTTAAGAGAAGGAGGTAATGGCAGCGCCAATGCAATTTATCCTAATTTGCTGCCCTTCATCAGCCACTTTCCTATACAAAACGAGAACAAGATGAACTTTTACACaaatttctttaataattTACGGAAGGG CTTTAAAGTCAAGAGCGTTCAACTCAGCTACTCAGAGATGCTGGCAGTGGTCACTGCATTCGTCGAGTGTTTGCGTTATGTGATTCTTTTGAATAATGAGGATGAAATCTTGTGCGAAACTTTACTGAAACAACag TTGATGCCAACGTTGGAATGGTGTTTGGTAGAGATTTCACCAGTGAAACCtttgatttttaaacaaataagCCAGCTCGTTCGTTATTGGAGTAAAAATCGAAGCGTCGCCGATTACAAGTCGTATGGTCATTTAGTTCAACAATTTTGGTCTACTCTTGAGGAGACACTTTTGAATCTAATTCATTCTACTGAAGCAAATTTTGATTCAGTTCACATTTCAAACTTGTATGACTCGTTGCTGGACTTGTTTCtcagtttaaaaaataccaCATTAGTGACTCGCAAAAATTTGAGAGTCAAGttttttgattcaaacgaccgaGCAGAAAAAAGCGACGAAGTTTTGCCTAAAGTTCCAGAAGAAGACCTGAAGTATTGTACAGAATTAGCTCAACTAATCAACAAAATAACTTCCGTTCATTTTGATAACATCAATAAAGATTCTTCTGAATCAGCTGTCATGTTAACCTGTTATAAATTAATCACAAACTTTGAAAGCAAAGACCTTTTTATTGCATTGACAAAATCGTGTGGAAAAGATACCAGTTTTCTCGATTTTTACAATAAGACTTTGAGGAAATGGTTGATTGAAAAGCCAGAACAGACGGAGCTATTGATAATGTTATTGTTCAGCCTCATCAAATATTTGGATAAATTGGACAAGAAAACAGTTCTTGCTTCATTATCAGAG TTAcagaacgaaaataaaataatcctTAGGCATGCGGTCAAGTGTGCTTTGTTAAAACATAATAGGAAGGATCCTGCAGTAAAAGAGTGGTTTTCACAAGCTGAAGTGTCGTCTGTGTTACTAGATGTGACTAAACAAGTAGCCGTTAATGAAACTGCCATCGATTTGGatgtgaacaaaaaaattctcatgcAATGTTTCGAGTGTTCTGATAATACCG ATTTAATTATCAGTGATTCTACATTTGATGACATTGTCTCAATCCTCTGTAAAGGTTTGAATGAACAGAGTCAAGATAATCTCAACTCACTCGTTGAATTGGTTTCTGAGATATCCTCTGCAACTTGGACTCACAACAAACTAAGGCTAGGAGTTGTCAAAATTATCGAAACTATGTTTGGATTAAGTTGCACACTTGACTTAGATAGCAGTGCTTTcccgataaaaaaaactgttcagaATATATGGGAAAATGGGCTGGTCCGGTTAAAAACGATGTTATCTCCCGCAAAACTTGTTGACCTTACTAAAAAATGTGCAGACATTCTATGGGCAAATATCTTTCTGTC AGAACACCTATATTCTTTAGAAAAATTAGTGGAAATTGCAGTCAGCTTTATAAAAGCATTGGTCGAAGACGATGATGAAAATGAGCAtacaaaaaatgtcatttctGCTTTTACTGCTGGGTCGAAGATGGCTACTTGGTTGGCTGATGTGACAACAATAGTTCTGTATGCAGAAGTAGTGTCAGGAAATTTAGCAACGATGGAAACGTGTTTTCAGACAAAAATTGGTCAAGATATTGTTAACATCGACTTGGAACAAAAGTATCCTACGGACAATATAGAAAACTGTGTTAGATGGGCTTTATTGAACAttaaattactaaaaaaaCTCTTCATGAGAAAATCTGAAGGCCAAGACGATATCGAAGACGATTCAACAGAAGTTCAAGATATGGATATTGTTAAAGTCAATGCATTACCTGTTATTGAAGAGACTATGTTGAATATTCTACATATTGTTGCTACAGGATATTTGTATGGTTTACACTATACTTCA ACAAAACACTTTAATGCGATTAACACCCTGTTTACTGATCTAAAAGAGGAAGTTAAAGTTACATATACATTGCTTGGAACAGACATACGTGAGAGTAATCTCAAGTTCATCCTCCAAAA TTCTGGAATTTACGTTGGAATATGGCCTCATGTGCTACGTCTTTTTTGCATGGAACTAGCACCGTGTGATAGTCTAACTACTAAATTCAGAGAAGATTTTAGCATCACAAGTTCTGCCTCAAATAATGTAAACGAAATTGGCGCTCAACTTCAAGCTGTTcag GTTTTGTCTGATTACCTAAACATGGAAGATATTCCATTACAATTGGACAATAATGTAAACGCACTCGTAGTAGGACGGAGCTTGCTTGGCGGTAATTCAGAAAAAACCTTGACATATTTTATTGCAACTTTAGATAAAGTGATAAAGCTCTACCAAGAGGATAACGGTTTCTTACTTTTTGATTg TGATGTATCAGAAGTAACGTGGCAACAGTTCACATTACCTTTGGAAGTTGTTAGATTTCTATCAAAGTCCGTCTCGACAATACCAACAAAATTAACTCACGCGCACTGGGATTTCATATTGATATCTCTAGCCTCTTGGCAGCTTTCAGTAAACAAATCTAAAAAGAATTGTGGTAATTTGAAG GTAACAGCTTTTATTGTTGCTGTGAATAAATTGTTCTGTACACTACAAGAACTCTTATACAAACATGAGAAAGAATCTGTTGAAGGATTGCCTGGAACAATATTAGATGAGTGGAAAAACATTTTTGCTGATGATGTGTATATTGTCCTTGTTGAAACTTGGATGTATTGTTCCG ATTTGTACAATCAACACGACGTATCATCTATGCAACTTGTTCTGCTGAATAACCTGGGTGAGGCTCTGAAGTTGGTAGACGAAAAAATCTTCTTTGGACAGCATACCAGTGCTGCACTTGTATCGATCAACTCTGAAAAAGTGATTAAGCTCTCTTTCAACTTGCTACAATCCCCTGTTCCGAGCCTCCAGCTGTCAGCTtatcaagttttcaaaaaaattattccagaGTTGGTAGCGCGAGACAAAAACCTCATAGAATCAGAAAGCTTCGATccaaatttgttgaatttcaaaaagttcGAAAACGTTCTCGCATCCACTCAGTACATCGTAAACGCTATGTTATTGGACTTCAA ATTATGTGAAACTGTAAGCTGCACGATTCAGCCCTACACAGATTCGTACACTTATACTCTTGGGTATTTATTTGAGTGGGCCATTTTGTTGGATATGTGTTCCTATGCTCATGCCGAATTGCGTTACCAATATTCGGAACTGCTCAA gGATGATTTCTTTCCTAGCTTAATGAACAACCTCTTCCGGCTAATGCCAGTAGAAATTTTCCAAGACAATAAAAATAAGGCTGTGAGActtacagaaatattttctactGCACCTTCATTTAGTTTTGCAA AGACTTGGACTGAGTGCAGACTAGATCATTTAGTTTGCTGGTTGTACGCTAATAGTTTGAGACAACTCCCAGTTCTGGTGAGACAATGGTGGGGTGCAGCAGACAGTAGAGTTAGCGCTGCTGTAGAAAGAATCACAATACTTTATGTTAGCCCTATGCTGTGTCAAGAAGAGCTCAGTTGCAACAAGCTTACAGGCATCGAAAACATGCAG GTCAAAGTACATCCAACAGCGAGGGAAGTTATAGCATTGTATCAAGTGGAAGATGCGAAACTGGAACTTAGCATAATTTTACCGATTAACCATCCCCTTGGACCGGTAACTGTAGATCTCGGACAGCATGCGGGTGGTGCAGCAAATTGGAGAAACTGTCATATGCAGCTCTCCATATTCCTGACGCATCAG AACGGATCAATTTGGGACGGATTAACTCTTTGGAAGAATAATCTGGATAAAAGGTTTTCCGGCGTTGAAGAGTGTTACATTTGTTTCAGTATTGTTCATGCCACTACAAATCAAATACCAAAACTTTCATGCCACACATGCCGAAAGAAATTCCACACACCATGTCTG TACAAATGGTTCAGTACAAGCCAGAAATCTACGTGCCCGATTTGCAGAAACATATTCTGA
- the LOC124310523 gene encoding E3 ubiquitin-protein ligase listerin isoform X2: protein MDMRYQRLLISSLQGYSLYLKTISPQQIEKVAKIHDKILSHNKFWKLAKHEIPLVRAGFFNVLASMIQHAEELYKNEKKKLITTIMNNLDETDPGVLPVVWEAVLLAICKIEGWHTVVSIEKLIIPKLWHVLREGGNGSANAIYPNLLPFISHFPIQNENKMNFYTNFFNNLRKGFKVKSVQLSYSEMLAVVTAFVECLRYVILLNNEDEILCETLLKQQLMPTLEWCLVEISPVKPLIFKQISQLVRYWSKNRSVADYKSYGHLVQQFWSTLEETLLNLIHSTEANFDSVHISNLYDSLLDLFLSLKNTTLVTRKNLRVKFFDSNDRAEKSDEVLPKVPEEDLKYCTELAQLINKITSVHFDNINKDSSESAVMLTCYKLITNFESKDLFIALTKSCGKDTSFLDFYNKTLRKWLIEKPEQTELLIMLLFSLIKYLDKLDKKTVLASLSELQNENKIILRHAVKCALLKHNRKDPAVKEWFSQAEVSSVLLDVTKQVAVNETAIDLDVNKKILMQCFECSDNTDLIISDSTFDDIVSILCKGLNEQSQDNLNSLVELVSEISSATWTHNKLRLGVVKIIETMFGLSCTLDLDSSAFPIKKTVQNIWENGLVRLKTMLSPAKLVDLTKKCADILWANIFLSEHLYSLEKLVEIAVSFIKALVEDDDENEHTKNVISAFTAGSKMATWLADVTTIVLYAEVVSGNLATMETCFQTKIGQDIVNIDLEQKYPTDNIENCVRWALLNIKLLKKLFMRKSEGQDDIEDDSTEVQDMDIVKVNALPVIEETMLNILHIVATGYLYGLHYTSTKHFNAINTLFTDLKEEVKVTYTLLGTDIRESNLKFILQNSGIYVGIWPHVLRLFCMELAPCDSLTTKFREDFSITSSASNNVNEIGAQLQAVQVLSDYLNMEDIPLQLDNNVNALVVGRSLLGGNSEKTLTYFIATLDKVIKLYQEDNGFLLFDCDVSEVTWQQFTLPLEVVRFLSKSVSTIPTKLTHAHWDFILISLASWQLSVNKSKKNCGNLKVTAFIVAVNKLFCTLQELLYKHEKESVEGLPGTILDEWKNIFADDVYIVLVETWMYCSDLYNQHDVSSMQLVLLNNLGEALKLVDEKIFFGQHTSAALVSINSEKVIKLSFNLLQSPVPSLQLSAYQVFKKIIPELVARDKNLIESESFDPNLLNFKKFENVLASTQYIVNAMLLDFKLCETVSCTIQPYTDSYTYTLGYLFEWAILLDMCSYAHAELRYQYSELLKDDFFPSLMNNLFRLMPVEIFQDNKNKAVRLTEIFSTAPSFSFAKTWTECRLDHLVCWLYANSLRQLPVLVRQWWGAADSRVSAAVERITILYVSPMLCQEELSCNKLTGIENMQVKVHPTAREVIALYQVEDAKLELSIILPINHPLGPVTVDLGQHAGGAANWRNCHMQLSIFLTHQNGSIWDGLTLWKNNLDKRFSGVEECYICFSIVHATTNQIPKLSCHTCRKKFHTPCLYKWFSTSQKSTCPICRNIF from the exons ATGGACATGAGATACCAGAGATTATTGATATCAAGTTTACAAGGATACTCTTTATACTTGAAAACAATTTCTCCTCAGCAAATAGAGAAGGTGGCAAAGATtcacgataaaattttatcacacaATAAGTTCTGGAAATTGGCTAAACATGAAATACCTCTAGTCAGAGCTGGATTCTTCAATGTTCTTGCCTCAATGATTCAACACGCCGAAGAATTGTAcaagaacgagaaaaagaaattgatcaCCACCATTATGAACAATCTTGATGAAACAGATCCTGGTGTCTTGCCAGTTGTGTGGGAGGCTGTGCTTCTTGCAATATGTAAAATAGAG GGTTGGCATACAGTAGTCAGCATTGAAAAGCTCATAATACCTAAGTTGTGGCATGTTTTAAGAGAAGGAGGTAATGGCAGCGCCAATGCAATTTATCCTAATTTGCTGCCCTTCATCAGCCACTTTCCTATACAAAACGAGAACAAGATGAACTTTTACACaaatttctttaataattTACGGAAGGG CTTTAAAGTCAAGAGCGTTCAACTCAGCTACTCAGAGATGCTGGCAGTGGTCACTGCATTCGTCGAGTGTTTGCGTTATGTGATTCTTTTGAATAATGAGGATGAAATCTTGTGCGAAACTTTACTGAAACAACag TTGATGCCAACGTTGGAATGGTGTTTGGTAGAGATTTCACCAGTGAAACCtttgatttttaaacaaataagCCAGCTCGTTCGTTATTGGAGTAAAAATCGAAGCGTCGCCGATTACAAGTCGTATGGTCATTTAGTTCAACAATTTTGGTCTACTCTTGAGGAGACACTTTTGAATCTAATTCATTCTACTGAAGCAAATTTTGATTCAGTTCACATTTCAAACTTGTATGACTCGTTGCTGGACTTGTTTCtcagtttaaaaaataccaCATTAGTGACTCGCAAAAATTTGAGAGTCAAGttttttgattcaaacgaccgaGCAGAAAAAAGCGACGAAGTTTTGCCTAAAGTTCCAGAAGAAGACCTGAAGTATTGTACAGAATTAGCTCAACTAATCAACAAAATAACTTCCGTTCATTTTGATAACATCAATAAAGATTCTTCTGAATCAGCTGTCATGTTAACCTGTTATAAATTAATCACAAACTTTGAAAGCAAAGACCTTTTTATTGCATTGACAAAATCGTGTGGAAAAGATACCAGTTTTCTCGATTTTTACAATAAGACTTTGAGGAAATGGTTGATTGAAAAGCCAGAACAGACGGAGCTATTGATAATGTTATTGTTCAGCCTCATCAAATATTTGGATAAATTGGACAAGAAAACAGTTCTTGCTTCATTATCAGAG TTAcagaacgaaaataaaataatcctTAGGCATGCGGTCAAGTGTGCTTTGTTAAAACATAATAGGAAGGATCCTGCAGTAAAAGAGTGGTTTTCACAAGCTGAAGTGTCGTCTGTGTTACTAGATGTGACTAAACAAGTAGCCGTTAATGAAACTGCCATCGATTTGGatgtgaacaaaaaaattctcatgcAATGTTTCGAGTGTTCTGATAATACCG ATTTAATTATCAGTGATTCTACATTTGATGACATTGTCTCAATCCTCTGTAAAGGTTTGAATGAACAGAGTCAAGATAATCTCAACTCACTCGTTGAATTGGTTTCTGAGATATCCTCTGCAACTTGGACTCACAACAAACTAAGGCTAGGAGTTGTCAAAATTATCGAAACTATGTTTGGATTAAGTTGCACACTTGACTTAGATAGCAGTGCTTTcccgataaaaaaaactgttcagaATATATGGGAAAATGGGCTGGTCCGGTTAAAAACGATGTTATCTCCCGCAAAACTTGTTGACCTTACTAAAAAATGTGCAGACATTCTATGGGCAAATATCTTTCTGTC AGAACACCTATATTCTTTAGAAAAATTAGTGGAAATTGCAGTCAGCTTTATAAAAGCATTGGTCGAAGACGATGATGAAAATGAGCAtacaaaaaatgtcatttctGCTTTTACTGCTGGGTCGAAGATGGCTACTTGGTTGGCTGATGTGACAACAATAGTTCTGTATGCAGAAGTAGTGTCAGGAAATTTAGCAACGATGGAAACGTGTTTTCAGACAAAAATTGGTCAAGATATTGTTAACATCGACTTGGAACAAAAGTATCCTACGGACAATATAGAAAACTGTGTTAGATGGGCTTTATTGAACAttaaattactaaaaaaaCTCTTCATGAGAAAATCTGAAGGCCAAGACGATATCGAAGACGATTCAACAGAAGTTCAAGATATGGATATTGTTAAAGTCAATGCATTACCTGTTATTGAAGAGACTATGTTGAATATTCTACATATTGTTGCTACAGGATATTTGTATGGTTTACACTATACTTCA ACAAAACACTTTAATGCGATTAACACCCTGTTTACTGATCTAAAAGAGGAAGTTAAAGTTACATATACATTGCTTGGAACAGACATACGTGAGAGTAATCTCAAGTTCATCCTCCAAAA TTCTGGAATTTACGTTGGAATATGGCCTCATGTGCTACGTCTTTTTTGCATGGAACTAGCACCGTGTGATAGTCTAACTACTAAATTCAGAGAAGATTTTAGCATCACAAGTTCTGCCTCAAATAATGTAAACGAAATTGGCGCTCAACTTCAAGCTGTTcag GTTTTGTCTGATTACCTAAACATGGAAGATATTCCATTACAATTGGACAATAATGTAAACGCACTCGTAGTAGGACGGAGCTTGCTTGGCGGTAATTCAGAAAAAACCTTGACATATTTTATTGCAACTTTAGATAAAGTGATAAAGCTCTACCAAGAGGATAACGGTTTCTTACTTTTTGATTg TGATGTATCAGAAGTAACGTGGCAACAGTTCACATTACCTTTGGAAGTTGTTAGATTTCTATCAAAGTCCGTCTCGACAATACCAACAAAATTAACTCACGCGCACTGGGATTTCATATTGATATCTCTAGCCTCTTGGCAGCTTTCAGTAAACAAATCTAAAAAGAATTGTGGTAATTTGAAG GTAACAGCTTTTATTGTTGCTGTGAATAAATTGTTCTGTACACTACAAGAACTCTTATACAAACATGAGAAAGAATCTGTTGAAGGATTGCCTGGAACAATATTAGATGAGTGGAAAAACATTTTTGCTGATGATGTGTATATTGTCCTTGTTGAAACTTGGATGTATTGTTCCG ATTTGTACAATCAACACGACGTATCATCTATGCAACTTGTTCTGCTGAATAACCTGGGTGAGGCTCTGAAGTTGGTAGACGAAAAAATCTTCTTTGGACAGCATACCAGTGCTGCACTTGTATCGATCAACTCTGAAAAAGTGATTAAGCTCTCTTTCAACTTGCTACAATCCCCTGTTCCGAGCCTCCAGCTGTCAGCTtatcaagttttcaaaaaaattattccagaGTTGGTAGCGCGAGACAAAAACCTCATAGAATCAGAAAGCTTCGATccaaatttgttgaatttcaaaaagttcGAAAACGTTCTCGCATCCACTCAGTACATCGTAAACGCTATGTTATTGGACTTCAA ATTATGTGAAACTGTAAGCTGCACGATTCAGCCCTACACAGATTCGTACACTTATACTCTTGGGTATTTATTTGAGTGGGCCATTTTGTTGGATATGTGTTCCTATGCTCATGCCGAATTGCGTTACCAATATTCGGAACTGCTCAA gGATGATTTCTTTCCTAGCTTAATGAACAACCTCTTCCGGCTAATGCCAGTAGAAATTTTCCAAGACAATAAAAATAAGGCTGTGAGActtacagaaatattttctactGCACCTTCATTTAGTTTTGCAA AGACTTGGACTGAGTGCAGACTAGATCATTTAGTTTGCTGGTTGTACGCTAATAGTTTGAGACAACTCCCAGTTCTGGTGAGACAATGGTGGGGTGCAGCAGACAGTAGAGTTAGCGCTGCTGTAGAAAGAATCACAATACTTTATGTTAGCCCTATGCTGTGTCAAGAAGAGCTCAGTTGCAACAAGCTTACAGGCATCGAAAACATGCAG GTCAAAGTACATCCAACAGCGAGGGAAGTTATAGCATTGTATCAAGTGGAAGATGCGAAACTGGAACTTAGCATAATTTTACCGATTAACCATCCCCTTGGACCGGTAACTGTAGATCTCGGACAGCATGCGGGTGGTGCAGCAAATTGGAGAAACTGTCATATGCAGCTCTCCATATTCCTGACGCATCAG AACGGATCAATTTGGGACGGATTAACTCTTTGGAAGAATAATCTGGATAAAAGGTTTTCCGGCGTTGAAGAGTGTTACATTTGTTTCAGTATTGTTCATGCCACTACAAATCAAATACCAAAACTTTCATGCCACACATGCCGAAAGAAATTCCACACACCATGTCTG TACAAATGGTTCAGTACAAGCCAGAAATCTACGTGCCCGATTTGCAGAAACATATTCTGA